The window GTGTCAGCAGCCTGATTTAGTTCAGCTTGGTCCAAACTTGCTGGCTGCTGGCAAACAGTACTCGTGTCCCTGAATTCACCAAATTCCTCATTAGGTTCGCTAACGTGTGCGGGCTGCTCAGAAGTTCTTTCTGAATCAAGAGCGTTTACTGAGTCTTCAGCATTCCTGAAGGTGGGAGGTGCACTGCTGACTGAACCAAAGTCACCAAACACATCATCATGTTTGTCACTGCAAACTAAAACTTCAGTGCTACTTCCACCATTCTTGAGATCTTCATCACCACCCAGTTTGTCCCCTGCAGGATCACGGCTGAGGCTTTGGATCTTATCAGCCTCGATGTCTGCTGCTTTTGAAGAATCCTCAGACCTACTAAAATCTTTGCCACCATTCTCTATGTGATGTTGTCTTCTCCTCCCACTGTGCTCTCCGTTCTCTGTAGTGCATATTGAACTTCCAGTTGCTTGAGACGTACTAGAAATTGCAAATTCCAGTGCTGAGGGACCCTGTTCACAACtaatttctgaaatgcaaaccTCTTCTTCACTATGAGTTACTCTGTTTATTCTGTTGTTCTCCTGAATGCTCACTGAGTCTCTTTCATTAAGAACATTGCATATTGTAGGCTCTGTTCCCTCTAAATGGATTGGGGTTTTGTTTGAGAAGGTAGCAAAATCTGCAACATCTTCACCTGAGCTAGGCATTGAGTTCAAATTTTGCTCAGTACTATGGGTGCTAACAGTTTTCAGTCCCTTTGAGTCACCAATACTGTCTAGATCTTCTGTTCCCTGAGGATTTACAGGGTCTGATGCTGCAAATCCATTTGTTAGAATCTCTAGACACGGAAGTTTCTCACCATTACAAGCATCTATTTGCTCATCCTGCCTCTCAACTGTTACACCAGTTCTAACCACACGAGAAgaaaaaccctctgattttccAGTGTTATCTCTTTGTTCCCCCCTTCTGTTTACATCTTCTAAAGCAGTACCTGAAGTTCTAAACTTAGATTTTTCTTTGATAGTACTAGTAGCTGACATATCAGAAAGCTCCTTAGGATGAGTAGGAAGCTCTGCAATGCAGTCTTTATCTTTACCATTTTTAACAGATGTGAAAGTTGCAATGCTAGCTACATTGTCAGAATAATCATGGAGTGGGATGAAATGATTTGTGGGTATAAACTCTTCCTTTGGATGACTGTAGTCCGCTGTATCAAAATCAGCAAAAGCTACACCAGCAGTGCTCACACCAGAAAATCCTCCAAACTCATCTTCATCGTCATCATCAGCTCCATTGTCAAGTGGTGGAGGGGATGAGGAATACATTCGAATAATGTCTGGTTCCATTGTTTGGTTCTGCTTCAACATTAATGTATTTCTGTATGAGGGGAAAACAGAGCTATGTTAGAACTTGGCTAGCTTTCATGTTCttacatatttcatttttacagtttCATGCCTCATTTTTAGAGTGTGTATATAGGTCAATATCTGTATTAGATACCAGAAAGAAACACTCCCCAAACCCATGTGTTTCACAAGCCACAAAGAATCTATTGGAACAGTTCAAGTCTCTTCTAAACTACTACATGATCAAATTGACAGCAGACAGCGCTGAAGTTATCTTGAGCTGTTGTGCAACACACTGGCACAACTAAATTCAGTTTCAACCCATCAGTTCTCTACCTCTCATCACCAGCAGTTCACAAAAGTGCCAGTGACCCTGGTCCATGTTTTGCCACACTCCTTGCGTGCTCAGGTGTGTGACAGGCATTAAGCCACTCCATGGGCAATGCCACAACAGCCATACACATAAGGGACCTTCATCACAGTCAAAGACTTCAAAAAGTGCTTCCATAAGCTCTGAAATTGTGAAGGAGTGGAGGAAGGAACTGCTGTTGGAACCACTAGCTATGATCTGCTACCCTACTGTTTAAGTCTCTTTCTACCAGTCCATGGGTTTCAGTTTGGTTGCCCTGTTCTCTGGATTTCCTACCCACAAACCAACACACTGTCTCCACCTCTTCTGTCACCAGCCTGCTTCTGTCTTAAGAACCAGCTGAGAAATGCCATCATGATGCCACCAGTAAAGCCTAGAGCCAAACACACGTTATCAAAACTTATTCTCAAAAAGAGAGCTGAGCACaattattcataaaatatttaaccaCAAATCACTAAaccacaggaggaaaagaaaaaagaagaaagtattcCCATGGCCTAGATAGAAACAGATTAAGGACTTTCTCTGTCTTAACATTGCAAACCATTGCAGGAACAAGCCAGGTACGgatggaaatttttctttcctaaagaaTGATCTTGACTTTTTCAATGCTGTGTGCAATTAATGAAACAATAACTACTAGTATGTATAAATTCACAGTTGTACACAGCACTGAACTAGTCCATACGTTAAAACCCTTCAAAGAAGAGCTCACCCCAATCTCTCTCCATTTCAAATGACACTTGACATGAAAGAACCGCAATAAACTAAGCCTCATCTACAGAAAAAGAGTGGAAACAACCTATACATGCTGGCAAATATTTGAACTTCTAACCACCAGAATAAGTGCAGACTTTACAAAACTAGTTATGCAACACAGATAAAACACGATCCTTATATCCAGTGCCTTTAGCAAACAACTTTGTAAAAGCACCTTAAGAGCAGCACACAAAGGgtaaaaaaccaacaaatggAGCTCTGCAGTTCTTCTCAAGCACAACATACCAAGCACTTGATATTTGCCAGGCATCTGGCATCCTTGAGGTGACTaacataaaatttctttttgaaagggTAGTTTGCAGTTACAAAAGTACATCATGCTTATCAGATGAAAACATGAAGTAATTTGTAACATAACATGCAAACTGAAGAGAACTGCAAAGGAATTTTGTTTAGAATAAAGCCTAAGTTGTCAACAAGCTCCCACATAGGCTTACTCAGCACCAGCTGCTTAACAAGGTATTTGAGAGAAGAGCTTCACTTGCTCTAAGCTTCTGAACTTtcccattaaaagaaaaatttgtctGTATAGTTCATCAAAACCCATGTGTCTTAATTCTTTTCAGATTTATAGGTTGGTTTTCACCTGAGAAATTTGAAATATAACATTCAGGTCTGTATTACTAACTACATCACCTTACATTAGTGAATTTCATTTTGGCAAGACACGCCAAGAAAAATTCCTATACTATCCATCAGAACAACTCTACCCATTTTTTGGTTGACCATTTACTGAATGACTATTTTAAGCTCAGccaaaaataaatcccagtAGAGTTGAGAACATCCTTGGAGGCAAGGATGATCTAAAATAGCCCAAATACACagtttcagaaaacaaactggATAATGTGAGAGGAGCAAGCATCACAATCACAGGGAATTTACCCACAAgactccttttctttccagttaaCATTAAAAAGGGGAGACAAGGAACAAGAATAATAAGGATAAGCACAGGACAAAGATAACTGCATGGGAGCTAAAGCAAACAGCCAAAACCCAATTGAACATGTAGGAAGATGGCTGaccatttaaaaattttctctcCTGCAACTTCTGACATAGAGCAGAAGAAACTTCcttcaatttttcatttcaaagaacTTTTAAAACAGCACAGGGACCATTTACAAAGCAGCAGTCCAGCAGCACAATACTTCAGCTACATTTCAATAACAGTTGCCAAAACAGGATCTGCAAGGAACATTAactgtatatttaaaaatgtgatcACAGGTTTGATAGTCTACTCTGTGTTTAATCCACAAGAACCCACTGCATAACCAACTGTATGGACTTCtgtataattattttctaaatgtcAGGTATTTCCAGTTATGCtactgctgcattttaaaagccaaacaCTGAGAGCTCCAAAATGTATGAATCTGCATTATAAATGAGTGTAAGGTTACAACTGACACAATTTAATTGTTGTTGACAGAACTCAAActgtaagaaaaggaaaaaagtcataATAGTATTCCCCCTCCTCTTGACTAATCAGTGATAAATTTTTAAACTGGGCATAATCTCAATTCTCCTCACAATATAAAACAGCATGGGTATTTTATAGTCTTAATGtagttttcttcagaaagaattTCATTATGGTCCTCTTTCATGACTTCCAAAAGTATTCTATCTGCCAGCTAGAAACTAAATTAGTTATTGTCCATTGAAACCTTTGGTGAAAACCCACAGGTCTGACAGAACAACTACTTTGTTCCTTATTTCATTTAGTTAATCCCTGCTTTGTCTGGCATTTCAAATACAGCTGGAACTGTGACTTCATCTTTTGTAGTCCTTTTACCCAGCTCAGACATATTCTTTATCAAGACATTCTGCTACATTATTTTGTAAACCTGGTATTTAAGTGATGTTTACAATGTGATTTAACCCGAAGTAGAATTTGAACAAGTTCTATGACCAATAATATGGATTATTCATCATCTTGTTTTTGAGCCAATTGGTGACCAAATCTAAAAGTCAAGTATAAAGTTAACACTCTCTGTTCACTTATAGATTCTTTAAACATGCATTTCTTAAAAGAAACCACCAATTTTTCAGTACACTATATAACAAGGATTTTGATTTGAAGGCAATTATAACAGTCTTTACTTGTGTAACAGAGCATAACGTGCCTAACTTCCGTGATTTGTAATAAGTAACAACCCAGGTTTCTGGCATCAGACCTTACACCCCGAGGTGAGGAATCTGACACAGTTAAAGTGTTCATGTTTAGTGGATTGCTTTAGTCACAAACACAGATTTATGCTGACAAATGCCAGTAACCTCTGCAGATCTGAACAGTTTAAGATTAGACTGAAGACAGATTTCTATCAATTGCTCATGGCATGTGGTTGTACCAAGGTTTTCTAGGAAACAAAGAATTGTATTCTCTCTCAGATgccattttctgtatttctttcttttacctGTTTGCTTGTTGGGTCTTTATTAACTGGAAATGCTAGTTCTTGCTTCCATAGGcttctttattttcacattctAATGTTCACCATCAAGgaatttctcaaaaaatttcAGTACCACAAACAGGAGACCGCTGTGTAAGTCATACTATAAATGCAATTCACCAATACACTCACAAAACATATTGACATTGTaccctaaagaaaaaaaaaagctgattaattaattaagatTCAAGGTTCAAACCTTTTTTCTCAAGTCACATGCATTTAAGAATGCAATTCAAGTTAATTTGAAACAtcaaaagaagagagaaaagagaaatcaatAATGCTAGAAAAATTCTGATAGGCAAGgaactggaaagagaaaatgcaaatcCTCCTTTTCTGATCGCTAACTAGGTTTTCAAAACATTTACAACAAAACCAGGCTATTTGCTTATTTGTTTGCAGTAAACAGGGAACAATATGTGCTTTCCTCACACACAGATCACATCCTTGTTCACTACCTTTTTGTAGAGTAATAGCAACAGCTTAACAAAGACTAGGCAGCATAGAGAACAATGCAATTACACTACACAAAAGCAGGTATAAATAGTTCCTTCTCTGTGTATCTTCTAAGGCAAGACTTGAAACAGCGTGTTTGGCTCTTACATAACACCTAAAAAATCAGGAGGTCTCAGAGTATCTCTAACGAAATACCCGAGGCATGGAAATTCAAAAGAACCCCCTTATAAACCAGAATGTTTCCTTTAAGTTGAGAGGAAGTAAAGCAATGAATAACCTCTCAGCTGTGGCTTATTCTGAAGAAAAGCTGAGTTAAGCAAACCACCTCCTTAAAGCATACAGGAAACACAATAAT of the Camarhynchus parvulus chromosome 3, STF_HiC, whole genome shotgun sequence genome contains:
- the AFTPH gene encoding aftiphilin isoform X2, which gives rise to MLKQNQTMEPDIIRMYSSSPPPLDNGADDDDEDEFGGFSGVSTAGVAFADFDTADYSHPKEEFIPTNHFIPLHDYSDNVASIATFTSVKNGKDKDCIAELPTHPKELSDMSATSTIKEKSKFRTSGTALEDVNRRGEQRDNTGKSEGFSSRVVRTGVTVERQDEQIDACNGEKLPCLEILTNGFAASDPVNPQGTEDLDSIGDSKGLKTVSTHSTEQNLNSMPSSGEDVADFATFSNKTPIHLEGTEPTICNVLNERDSVSIQENNRINRVTHSEEEVCISEISCEQGPSALEFAISSTSQATGSSICTTENGEHSGRRRQHHIENGGKDFSRSEDSSKAADIEADKIQSLSRDPAGDKLGGDEDLKNGGSSTEVLVCSDKHDDVFGDFGSVSSAPPTFRNAEDSVNALDSERTSEQPAHVSEPNEEFGEFRDTSTVCQQPASLDQAELNQAADTLECATTSKTSGVDFQHTTEVENGDDTEFGDFDSVPKPQDESVAFQDSDDFADFSSAGCNQATDWNAFEDEQKDSCSWAAFGDEQAGESHHRKETWQSHRTDVSARSDGPVLHKTDSVALAPFQGTISKQELSPSVQTTLLSRLERIFEVCFPSIPVAEIEEEISSLNHLLEAGEKQITTEETLGSTGELMDVWTELQDIHDAYGLRYQWGGSHSNKKLLCSLGIDTRNILFTGNKKQPVIVPMYAAGLGMLEPTKEPLKPISAAEKIASIGQTPPVSPEMNTCASDQFQESLPPVQFDWSSSGLTNPLDGVDPELYELTTSKLETSNASSRVTDAFARLMSTVEKASTSTRKPKKEEHLSEEAAKVISSLPDLTFMHAKVLMFPATLTPSTSCQEKVD
- the AFTPH gene encoding aftiphilin isoform X1, which translates into the protein MLKQNQTMEPDIIRMYSSSPPPLDNGADDDDEDEFGGFSGVSTAGVAFADFDTADYSHPKEEFIPTNHFIPLHDYSDNVASIATFTSVKNGKDKDCIAELPTHPKELSDMSATSTIKEKSKFRTSGTALEDVNRRGEQRDNTGKSEGFSSRVVRTGVTVERQDEQIDACNGEKLPCLEILTNGFAASDPVNPQGTEDLDSIGDSKGLKTVSTHSTEQNLNSMPSSGEDVADFATFSNKTPIHLEGTEPTICNVLNERDSVSIQENNRINRVTHSEEEVCISEISCEQGPSALEFAISSTSQATGSSICTTENGEHSGRRRQHHIENGGKDFSRSEDSSKAADIEADKIQSLSRDPAGDKLGGDEDLKNGGSSTEVLVCSDKHDDVFGDFGSVSSAPPTFRNAEDSVNALDSERTSEQPAHVSEPNEEFGEFRDTSTVCQQPASLDQAELNQAADTLECATTSKTSGVDFQHTTEVENGDDTEFGDFDSVPKPQDESVAFQDSDDFADFSSAGCNQATDWNAFEDEQKDSCSWAAFGDEQAGESHHRKETWQSHRTDVSARSDGPVLHKTDSVALAPFQGTISKQELSPSVQTTLLSRLERIFEVCFPSIPVAEIEEEISSLNHLLEAGEKQITTEETLGSTGELMDVWTELQDIHDAYGLRYQWGGSHSNKKLLCSLGIDTRNILFTGNKKQPVIVPMYAAGLGMLEPTKEPLKPISAAEKIASIGQTPPVSPEMNTCASDQFQESLPPVQFDWSSSGLTNPLDASGGSTLLNLDFFGPVDDSSSSSTTTIPGVDPELYELTTSKLETSNASSRVTDAFARLMSTVEKASTSTRKPKKEEHLSEEAAKVISSLPDLTFMHAKVLMFPATLTPSTSCQEKVD